A window of the Fuscovulum sp. genome harbors these coding sequences:
- a CDS encoding S8/S53 family peptidase: MKFPKAFPRSFSVKVAALALALSAPIAAAAQELRPWMNSEIGQAWSLGFRGQGTSITVIDDFRSGSTYAGNLRGVTERRRHGEWTALEAGMIAPSAKVYTHDFGNAAAVKLQRGLNTLNLSYGMMAPNGYTSIRWSQRETSIISYARDGKAVVVKAAGNDAVAVGAANASGLVDYLNRDLTGRQSAIFVGALNTHGTVANKATMAGYSNFAGSNATVQRQFLVVGVTGNMTNLYGTSFAAPIVSGYASVLGSKFTRATPTQITNQLLNTARTDTIAGYAANIHGRGEASISRALAPVAIK, encoded by the coding sequence ATGAAATTTCCCAAAGCCTTCCCCAGATCGTTCAGCGTGAAAGTCGCCGCCCTCGCCTTGGCGCTGTCGGCCCCCATCGCCGCCGCCGCGCAAGAGCTGCGCCCGTGGATGAACTCGGAAATCGGTCAGGCATGGAGCCTCGGCTTCCGCGGGCAAGGCACCTCCATCACGGTCATTGATGATTTCCGCAGCGGCTCGACCTATGCCGGAAACCTGCGCGGCGTCACCGAACGGCGACGCCACGGAGAATGGACCGCGCTCGAAGCGGGGATGATCGCACCCTCGGCCAAGGTCTATACGCATGATTTCGGGAATGCGGCTGCGGTGAAACTGCAACGTGGCCTCAACACGCTGAACCTGTCCTATGGCATGATGGCACCCAACGGCTATACCAGCATCCGCTGGAGCCAGCGCGAAACCTCCATCATCTCCTATGCGCGCGACGGCAAGGCCGTCGTGGTCAAAGCAGCGGGCAATGACGCCGTGGCCGTCGGCGCGGCAAACGCGTCGGGGCTGGTCGATTACCTGAACCGCGACCTGACCGGCAGGCAATCCGCCATTTTCGTCGGTGCGCTCAACACCCATGGCACAGTTGCAAACAAGGCGACCATGGCCGGATACTCGAACTTCGCCGGCAGCAACGCGACGGTGCAGAGGCAGTTCCTTGTTGTTGGCGTGACAGGCAACATGACGAATCTCTACGGCACATCCTTCGCCGCGCCGATCGTGTCGGGCTACGCCTCGGTTCTGGGCAGCAAATTCACACGGGCCACCCCGACGCAGATCACCAATCAACTGCTGAACACCGCCCGGACAGACACGATCGCCGGATATGCCGCCAATATCCATGGCCGTGGCGAAGCCAGCATCAGCCGCGCGCTGGCACCCGTCGCCATCAAGTGA
- a CDS encoding SOS response-associated peptidase → MCGRFTITHPDEAIARLFDAVIGNDLPPVPRFNVCPTTQVAVVTSDGGARRLRAMRWGFIPTWYKAPNDGPLIINARADTVATKPAFREAVRARRCIVPASGFYEWQEGDKGQKLPWYFTRRDGQPMAFAGLWQRWGEVDTVAIVSTDAGPGMAGLHHREAVVLEPPDWPLWLGEAGHGAAVLMKASADGVLQCHRVDRAVNSNRAEGPALIEPVTA, encoded by the coding sequence ATGTGCGGGCGTTTCACCATCACCCATCCCGATGAGGCGATTGCGCGGCTGTTTGATGCCGTGATCGGGAATGATCTGCCGCCTGTGCCGCGGTTCAATGTCTGCCCCACGACGCAGGTGGCGGTGGTGACGTCGGATGGTGGCGCGCGGCGGCTGCGGGCGATGCGCTGGGGGTTCATTCCGACCTGGTACAAGGCCCCGAATGACGGGCCGCTGATCATCAATGCGCGGGCGGATACGGTGGCCACCAAGCCCGCCTTCCGCGAGGCGGTGCGGGCGCGGCGCTGCATCGTGCCTGCGAGCGGTTTTTATGAATGGCAGGAAGGGGATAAGGGGCAAAAGCTGCCTTGGTATTTCACGCGCAGGGATGGGCAGCCGATGGCCTTTGCGGGGCTTTGGCAGCGCTGGGGCGAGGTGGATACGGTGGCGATTGTGTCGACGGATGCGGGGCCGGGGATGGCGGGGTTGCACCATCGCGAGGCGGTGGTGCTGGAGCCGCCCGATTGGCCGCTATGGCTGGGCGAGGCGGGGCATGGGGCGGCGGTGTTGATGAAGGCCTCTGCCGATGGGGTGTTGCAATGCCACCGGGTGGATCGGGCGGTGAATTCCAACCGGGCCGAGGGTCCGGCGCTGATCGAGCCCGTAACTGCCTGA
- a CDS encoding bifunctional metallophosphatase/5'-nucleotidase has protein sequence MTRIFLSTVAVMALSSGMAAAEYTLNVLHINDFHSRIEPINGSDSTCSAEQAAANECFGGVARVATKIKELRDSLTAAGENVIVLDAGDQFQGSLMYTTYKGAVEAEFMEAIGFDAMALGNHEFDDGPEGLGSFLDKVTFPVISGNLDVSQSNVLAGRVGNHVVLEVGGEKIGIISALAMDTPETSSPGNSVIFQDDIDSLKADVATLEAEGVTKIIALTHLGLKRDLEVAAAVPGVDAVVGGHSHTYLSATDPERHGPYPTWVTRGEGDLVPVVQAYAYSKYLGHLELTFDDAGTLIYAGGNTILLDGSVEPDAAIAARVAELAGPIEELKTRVVAEASEAIDGSRETCRAGECQMGNLVAEAMLDRVADQGVTIAITNGGGLRASVDAGPVTMGEVLTVLPFQNTLSTFEVSGEAIVAALENGVSQYEEVAGRFAQVAGLKYSFDPAAAVGARVSDVQVLVGGDAWAPIDPATVYKVVSNNYVRGGGDGFSMFVDAANAYDFGPDLADVTAEYLAKNQPYQPFTDGRITRK, from the coding sequence ATGACGAGGATTTTCCTTTCCACGGTGGCGGTGATGGCGCTGAGCAGCGGGATGGCGGCGGCGGAGTACACGCTGAATGTGTTGCATATCAATGACTTTCACAGCCGGATCGAGCCGATTAACGGATCGGATTCCACCTGTTCGGCCGAGCAGGCGGCGGCGAATGAATGCTTTGGCGGCGTGGCGCGGGTGGCGACCAAGATCAAGGAGTTGCGCGACAGCCTGACGGCGGCGGGCGAGAATGTGATCGTGCTGGATGCGGGTGACCAGTTTCAGGGCAGCCTGATGTACACCACCTATAAGGGCGCGGTGGAGGCCGAGTTCATGGAGGCCATCGGCTTTGACGCCATGGCGCTGGGCAACCATGAGTTTGACGATGGTCCGGAGGGGCTGGGTTCGTTTCTGGACAAGGTCACCTTTCCGGTGATTTCGGGGAATCTGGATGTGAGCCAATCCAATGTGCTGGCAGGCCGGGTGGGCAACCATGTGGTGCTGGAGGTGGGGGGTGAGAAGATCGGCATCATCTCGGCCCTGGCGATGGACACGCCGGAGACATCAAGCCCCGGAAATAGCGTGATCTTTCAGGATGATATCGACAGCCTGAAGGCCGATGTCGCCACGCTGGAGGCGGAGGGGGTGACCAAGATCATCGCGCTGACGCATCTGGGATTGAAGCGCGATCTGGAGGTTGCGGCGGCGGTGCCGGGGGTTGATGCCGTGGTGGGCGGGCATTCGCACACCTATCTGTCGGCGACCGACCCCGAGCGGCATGGCCCCTATCCGACATGGGTGACGCGGGGCGAAGGCGATCTGGTGCCGGTGGTGCAGGCCTATGCCTATTCCAAGTATCTGGGGCATCTGGAGCTGACCTTTGATGATGCGGGGACGCTGATCTATGCGGGGGGGAATACGATCCTTCTGGACGGATCGGTGGAGCCGGATGCGGCGATTGCAGCGCGGGTGGCGGAGCTGGCCGGGCCGATCGAGGAGTTGAAGACCCGGGTGGTGGCCGAGGCGTCGGAGGCGATTGATGGCAGCCGGGAAACCTGTCGCGCGGGCGAATGCCAGATGGGCAATCTGGTGGCCGAGGCGATGCTGGATCGTGTGGCGGATCAAGGGGTTACCATCGCGATCACCAATGGCGGCGGGCTGCGTGCCAGCGTAGACGCAGGGCCGGTGACGATGGGCGAGGTTCTGACGGTGCTGCCGTTCCAGAACACGCTGTCGACATTCGAGGTGAGCGGTGAGGCCATCGTGGCGGCGCTGGAGAACGGGGTGAGCCAGTATGAAGAGGTGGCGGGGCGGTTCGCGCAGGTGGCGGGGTTGAAGTACAGCTTTGATCCGGCGGCGGCTGTTGGGGCGCGGGTGTCGGATGTGCAGGTGCTGGTTGGTGGCGATGCCTGGGCGCCGATCGATCCGGCGACAGTCTATAAGGTGGTGTCGAACAACTATGTCCGCGGTGGCGGGGATGGGTTTTCGATGTTCGTCGATGCAGCCAATGCCTATGATTTTGGCCCCGATCTGGCCGATGTGACGGCGGAGTATCTGGCGAAAAATCAGCCATATCAGCCGTTTACGGATGGGCGGATCACGCGGAAGTAA
- a CDS encoding DUF952 domain-containing protein — MLIYKIFRRSEWDAFRAAGETAGAPIDLTDGFIHFSTSAQVAETAAKWFATESDLVLVAFNTDALGPALKWEPSRGGALFPHLYRHLRLSDVVWDKSLPLGVTGHIFPEGVW, encoded by the coding sequence ATGCTGATCTACAAGATATTCCGCCGCTCCGAATGGGATGCCTTCCGCGCTGCCGGTGAAACCGCCGGCGCCCCCATCGACCTGACCGATGGCTTCATCCATTTCTCCACCTCCGCCCAAGTGGCCGAAACCGCCGCGAAATGGTTCGCTACCGAAAGCGACCTCGTCCTCGTGGCCTTCAATACCGATGCACTCGGCCCCGCCCTGAAATGGGAACCCTCGCGCGGCGGCGCACTTTTTCCCCATCTTTACAGGCATTTGCGCCTGTCCGATGTGGTCTGGGACAAATCCCTCCCCCTTGGCGTGACCGGCCACATCTTCCCCGAAGGCGTATGGTGA
- a CDS encoding quinone-dependent dihydroorotate dehydrogenase, whose amino-acid sequence MNLVERIGLAALHHLDPEVAHGLSIRALQMGLAPLPGPVTSRRLATTLAGLALPNPVGLAAGYDKNATAIAALSRAGFGFIEVGAATPRPQPGNPKPRLFRLTEDRAAINRFGFNNDGMDPISTRLKARRHTTVPVGLNLGANKDSTDRAADFARVLATCGPHVDFATVNVSSPNTEKLRDLQGRAALTALLAGVMDTRASLARPIPIFLKIAPDLTESDLAEIAEVALAAGLAGIIATNTTLSRDGLQSPHRTEAGGLSGAPLFEKSTRTLARLSQLTDGRLPLIGVGGVSTPEQAWEKIRAGASAVQVYTAMVYQGLSLIPRLAHGLDAIAAQHGFAHVTDATGTGRDRWL is encoded by the coding sequence GTGAACCTCGTCGAACGCATTGGCCTCGCGGCACTGCACCACCTCGACCCCGAGGTCGCGCATGGCCTGTCGATCCGCGCTTTGCAAATGGGCCTCGCCCCCCTGCCCGGCCCTGTCACTTCCCGCCGCCTCGCCACCACATTGGCCGGCCTCGCACTGCCCAATCCCGTGGGCCTCGCCGCCGGCTATGACAAGAACGCCACCGCCATCGCCGCCCTGTCCCGCGCGGGCTTCGGCTTCATCGAGGTGGGCGCCGCCACCCCCCGCCCGCAACCCGGCAACCCCAAACCGCGCCTCTTCCGCCTGACCGAGGACCGCGCCGCCATCAACCGCTTCGGCTTCAACAATGACGGGATGGACCCTATCTCCACCCGCCTCAAGGCCCGCAGACACACAACCGTCCCCGTCGGTCTCAACCTCGGCGCAAACAAGGACAGCACCGACCGCGCCGCCGATTTCGCCCGCGTGCTGGCCACCTGCGGCCCGCATGTCGATTTCGCCACGGTCAACGTCTCCTCGCCCAACACCGAAAAACTGCGTGATCTGCAAGGCCGCGCCGCCCTCACCGCGCTTCTCGCAGGCGTGATGGACACCCGCGCCAGCCTCGCCCGCCCCATCCCGATCTTCCTGAAAATCGCCCCCGACCTCACCGAATCCGACCTCGCCGAGATCGCCGAAGTCGCCCTGGCAGCCGGCCTCGCGGGGATTATCGCCACCAACACCACCCTGTCCCGCGACGGCCTGCAAAGCCCGCATCGCACGGAAGCCGGCGGCCTCTCCGGCGCGCCCTTGTTCGAGAAATCCACCCGCACCCTCGCCCGCCTGTCACAGCTGACAGACGGCAGGCTCCCCCTCATCGGCGTGGGCGGCGTCTCCACCCCCGAACAGGCCTGGGAAAAGATCCGCGCCGGGGCCAGCGCCGTGCAGGTCTACACGGCCATGGTCTATCAAGGCCTCTCCCTCATCCCCCGCCTCGCGCACGGCCTTGACGCAATCGCCGCCCAACACGGCTTCGCCCATGTCACCGATGCCACCGGCACCGGCCGCGACCGCTGGCTCTGA
- a CDS encoding Lrp/AsnC ligand binding domain-containing protein: MRCVFVQFRCTPGKTYEVAEAIYDREVVSELYSTSGEYDLIAKIYIPEDADVGHYLSGRLFDIPGIVRTLTTMTFKAF, from the coding sequence ATGCGCTGCGTATTCGTTCAATTCCGCTGCACCCCCGGCAAGACTTATGAGGTGGCGGAAGCCATCTATGACCGCGAGGTGGTGAGCGAGTTGTATTCGACCAGCGGGGAATATGACCTGATCGCCAAGATCTATATCCCCGAGGATGCGGATGTGGGGCATTATCTTTCCGGTCGGCTGTTCGACATTCCGGGGATCGTGCGGACCTTGACGACGATGACCTTCAAGGCGTTTTGA
- a CDS encoding AAA family ATPase has translation MTQTEPSVALTFSDDQAEAFDRVAAELYSHGIDLTAGELTPRAEGKPSVLAVVGKAGSGKTMLLASLTKALVAAGVEVISGDYEGRRRKDRRTLAILAPTNKAASVLRLRGVPATTIHRILYTPVYDPEYERIAEWLTGQGERPVVEGLTDLALDRAFAFYQQVASVPGALAAAGLKGSDFIKGWKRREEPLDVGFIDESSMLDERALDDLREIFPTLVLFGDPAQLAPVGLSGEMVFDRLGESRRLVLSRIHRQTQDNPILDLAHALGDESLRFETFERMVEDAARRDDRVVMAERVDADLMARSPVLVWRNATRIRLIHAFRGAFGAPEDELLPGEPLVCDGIELPLKHRKKRIDLEARGLIKGAQVIYLGPGSKPGFAKLHVVGAEEPQVSAASIIKIEKPDEEEPFIPSAATMGAAFLHGAAVTIHKAQGSQWDEVQVFAPDIYAAAQAGRSEAGVPLWKRLAYVAITRAETRLHWVTRYRLARPQGPLSVDDLRRGPAPLALQAEE, from the coding sequence ATGACCCAAACCGAGCCGTCTGTTGCGCTGACCTTTTCGGACGATCAGGCCGAGGCCTTTGATCGCGTGGCGGCGGAGCTGTATTCCCATGGCATCGACCTGACGGCGGGGGAATTGACCCCGCGCGCCGAGGGCAAACCGTCGGTTCTGGCGGTGGTGGGAAAGGCCGGATCGGGCAAGACGATGCTGCTGGCCAGCCTGACAAAGGCGTTGGTGGCGGCGGGGGTGGAGGTCATTTCCGGCGATTATGAGGGGCGGCGGAGGAAGGACCGGCGGACGCTGGCCATTCTGGCCCCCACCAACAAGGCGGCGAGCGTGCTGCGTCTGCGCGGCGTGCCGGCAACGACGATCCACCGTATTCTCTATACCCCCGTCTATGACCCGGAATATGAGCGCATCGCGGAATGGCTGACGGGCCAAGGTGAGCGGCCGGTGGTGGAGGGATTGACGGATCTGGCGCTGGATCGGGCTTTTGCCTTTTATCAACAGGTGGCGTCGGTTCCGGGGGCGCTGGCGGCGGCGGGGTTGAAAGGTTCGGACTTTATCAAGGGATGGAAGCGGCGCGAGGAGCCGCTGGATGTGGGGTTCATCGACGAATCCTCGATGTTGGATGAACGCGCGTTGGATGACCTGCGCGAGATCTTTCCGACGCTGGTGCTGTTTGGCGATCCGGCGCAGTTGGCCCCGGTGGGGTTGTCGGGCGAGATGGTGTTTGACCGGCTGGGCGAGTCGCGGCGGCTGGTACTGAGCCGGATTCACCGCCAGACACAGGATAACCCGATCCTCGATCTGGCGCATGCGCTGGGCGATGAAAGCCTGCGGTTCGAGACCTTCGAGCGGATGGTCGAGGATGCGGCGCGGCGCGATGACCGGGTGGTGATGGCGGAACGGGTGGATGCCGACCTGATGGCACGGTCCCCCGTGCTTGTCTGGCGCAATGCGACGCGCATCCGGTTGATCCATGCCTTTCGCGGGGCCTTTGGCGCGCCGGAGGATGAATTGCTGCCCGGTGAGCCGCTGGTCTGTGACGGGATCGAATTGCCGCTGAAGCACCGCAAGAAGCGGATCGACCTAGAGGCGCGGGGGCTGATCAAAGGGGCGCAGGTGATCTATCTGGGCCCTGGATCAAAGCCGGGCTTTGCCAAGTTGCATGTGGTGGGGGCGGAAGAGCCGCAGGTGTCAGCGGCATCCATCATCAAGATCGAAAAACCGGATGAGGAAGAGCCCTTCATCCCATCCGCCGCCACGATGGGCGCGGCCTTTCTGCATGGGGCGGCGGTGACGATTCACAAGGCGCAAGGGTCGCAATGGGACGAGGTGCAGGTCTTTGCGCCCGACATTTATGCCGCCGCGCAGGCGGGGCGGAGCGAGGCGGGGGTGCCTTTGTGGAAGCGGCTGGCCTATGTGGCGATCACGCGGGCGGAGACGCGGCTGCATTGGGTGACGCGCTACCGGCTGGCGCGGCCGCAGGGGCCGCTGTCGGTGGACGATCTGCGCCGGGGGCCTGCGCCGCTGGCCTTGCAGGCAGAGGAATGA
- the ccrA gene encoding crotonyl-CoA carboxylase/reductase: MALDTQQQIATYDAPKKDLYEIGEMPPLGHVPKQMHAWTIRRERHGKPDTAMQIEVVDTWKIDSNEVLILVMAAGVNYNGVWACLGEPVSVFDGHKQPYAVLGSDAAGIVWAVGDKVTRWKVGDEVVVHCNQDDGDDEECNGGDPMFSPSQRIWGYETHDGSFGQFARVQAQQLMPRPKHLTWEESACYTLTLATAYRMLFGHEPHDLKPGQNVLVWGASGGLGSYAIQLINTAGANAIGVISDESKRDFVMGLGAKGVINRNDFKCWGQLPKVNTQEYNDWLKEARKFGKAIWDITGKGVNVDMVFEHPGEATFPVSSLVCKKGGMVVICAGTTGFNCTFDVRYMWMHQKRLQGSHFAHLKQASAANKLMIERRLDPCMSEVFPWAEIPQAHMKMLKNEHKPGNMSVLVQAPRPGLKTFEDTLEASRNP; encoded by the coding sequence ATGGCTTTGGATACGCAGCAGCAGATCGCGACCTATGACGCGCCGAAAAAGGACCTGTACGAGATCGGCGAAATGCCTCCGCTGGGCCATGTGCCAAAGCAGATGCACGCCTGGACCATTCGGCGCGAGCGTCACGGCAAGCCCGATACGGCCATGCAGATCGAAGTGGTGGATACCTGGAAGATCGACAGCAACGAGGTGCTGATCCTCGTGATGGCGGCGGGCGTCAACTATAACGGCGTCTGGGCCTGCCTTGGCGAACCGGTCAGCGTGTTTGACGGCCACAAGCAGCCCTATGCGGTGCTTGGGTCGGATGCGGCGGGCATTGTCTGGGCGGTGGGTGACAAGGTCACGCGCTGGAAGGTGGGCGACGAGGTGGTGGTCCACTGTAACCAGGATGATGGCGACGACGAGGAATGCAACGGCGGCGATCCGATGTTTTCGCCCAGCCAGCGCATCTGGGGATATGAGACGCATGACGGGTCTTTCGGGCAGTTTGCCCGGGTGCAGGCGCAGCAGTTGATGCCGCGTCCCAAGCACCTGACCTGGGAGGAAAGCGCCTGCTACACGCTGACGCTGGCCACGGCATACCGGATGCTGTTCGGACATGAGCCGCATGACCTGAAGCCGGGGCAGAACGTTCTGGTCTGGGGTGCGTCGGGGGGGCTGGGGTCCTATGCGATCCAGCTGATCAATACGGCGGGGGCGAATGCGATCGGCGTGATTTCCGATGAGAGCAAGCGCGATTTCGTGATGGGGCTGGGCGCGAAGGGCGTCATCAACCGCAACGATTTCAAATGCTGGGGGCAGTTGCCCAAGGTCAATACGCAGGAATACAACGACTGGCTGAAGGAAGCGCGCAAGTTCGGCAAGGCGATCTGGGACATCACCGGCAAGGGCGTGAATGTGGACATGGTGTTCGAGCATCCGGGCGAGGCGACCTTCCCGGTGTCATCCTTGGTCTGCAAGAAGGGCGGCATGGTGGTGATCTGTGCGGGGACCACCGGTTTCAACTGCACCTTCGACGTGCGCTACATGTGGATGCATCAGAAGCGTTTGCAGGGGTCGCATTTTGCGCATCTGAAGCAGGCAAGTGCGGCGAACAAGCTGATGATCGAGCGGCGGCTGGACCCCTGCATGTCGGAGGTGTTCCCATGGGCCGAGATTCCGCAGGCGCATATGAAGATGCTGAAGAATGAGCACAAGCCGGGGAACATGTCGGTGCTGGTGCAGGCACCGCGTCCGGGGCTGAAGACGTTCGAGGATACGCTGGAAGCCAGCCGCAACCCGTAA
- a CDS encoding 1-acyl-sn-glycerol-3-phosphate acyltransferase, giving the protein MTGTVELPLWLVVLVLVLAAIAALDRVLAPSVRWFFRRRMERAVARLNERLERPISPFKLAQRHDMILRLAYDPQVMQAVADHAAEAGVPPTVAMQEARSYAAEIVPAFSATMYFGFAVQVARWLTRLFYRVRIGRIDPALARVDDRATVVFVMNHRSNMDYVLVTWLIADRSAISYAVGEWARVWPLSRLIRGMGAYFIRRGSRNALYRRVLARYVQMSAEEGVAQAIFPEGGLSLDGRVGAAKLGLLSYFVSGFDAGERDILFVPVGLGYDRVLEDRLLTEAARTGVRRFRPRVTGVVTFALRMAWRSLRGNFPGFGATAAGFGAPISLRAFLAEGHDDPTEALGRALMARVARVVPVLPVPLLAAALEAAPADRAALEAEVARLADALAAREAVLRLHPQGLGPTVAEALLHMQRRGLVGADLRIPPGKQALVGFYAAPVRQVLEG; this is encoded by the coding sequence ATGACGGGAACGGTGGAGCTTCCGCTCTGGCTTGTGGTTCTGGTGCTGGTCCTTGCGGCCATCGCCGCGCTGGACCGTGTGCTGGCGCCATCGGTGCGGTGGTTCTTTCGCCGCCGGATGGAGCGGGCGGTGGCGCGGCTGAATGAACGGCTGGAGCGGCCGATTTCGCCGTTCAAGCTGGCTCAGCGGCATGACATGATCCTGCGGCTGGCCTATGACCCCCAAGTGATGCAGGCAGTGGCGGATCACGCGGCAGAGGCCGGGGTGCCGCCCACGGTGGCGATGCAGGAGGCGCGGTCCTACGCGGCCGAGATTGTGCCTGCCTTTTCTGCGACGATGTATTTCGGCTTTGCCGTGCAGGTCGCGCGCTGGCTGACACGGCTGTTCTATCGGGTGCGGATCGGGCGGATTGATCCGGCCTTGGCGCGGGTGGATGACCGGGCGACGGTGGTGTTCGTGATGAACCATCGCAGCAATATGGATTACGTGCTGGTGACATGGCTGATCGCGGACCGGTCTGCGATTTCCTATGCGGTGGGGGAATGGGCGCGGGTTTGGCCTTTGTCGCGGCTGATCCGGGGGATGGGGGCCTATTTCATCCGGCGCGGATCGCGCAATGCGCTCTATCGCCGGGTGTTGGCGCGCTATGTGCAGATGTCGGCCGAAGAGGGTGTGGCGCAGGCGATTTTCCCCGAGGGCGGGTTGTCGCTGGATGGCCGGGTGGGGGCGGCGAAGCTGGGCCTGTTGTCCTATTTCGTGAGCGGTTTTGATGCTGGGGAGCGGGACATCCTGTTTGTGCCGGTGGGTCTTGGCTATGACCGCGTGCTGGAGGACAGGCTGCTGACCGAGGCAGCACGGACGGGGGTGCGGCGGTTCCGGCCCCGGGTGACGGGCGTGGTCACTTTTGCCCTGCGGATGGCGTGGCGCAGTCTGCGGGGAAACTTCCCCGGCTTTGGCGCGACGGCGGCCGGGTTCGGTGCGCCGATTTCGCTGCGCGCCTTTCTGGCCGAAGGGCATGATGACCCGACCGAGGCTTTGGGCCGCGCGCTGATGGCACGGGTGGCGCGGGTGGTGCCGGTGCTGCCGGTGCCGTTGCTGGCGGCGGCGCTGGAGGCCGCGCCCGCCGACCGCGCGGCGCTGGAGGCCGAGGTGGCGCGTCTGGCCGATGCGCTTGCGGCGCGGGAGGCGGTGCTGCGGCTGCATCCGCAGGGGTTGGGGCCGACAGTGGCCGAGGCGCTGCTGCATATGCAGCGGCGGGGGCTGGTGGGGGCCGATCTGCGCATTCCGCCGGGCAAGCAAGCGCTGGTGGGGTTCTATGCCGCCCCGGTGCGGCAGGTTCTGGAAGGCTAG